The Streptomyces noursei ATCC 11455 sequence TTGATGGCGGCGACGACGGGCTTGCCGAGCGTCTCGATCCGCCGCAGGTCGCGCTTGATGCCGTTGCCCGCCTCGAACGCCTGCTGCGCCTGGTCGGGGGTGACGGCGATCAGGTCGCGCAGGTCGCCGCCGGCGAAGAAGGTCTTCTTGGCGGAGGTGAAGATGATGCCGCGGATCCCGTCCTTCTCGGCCTCCAGGCGGTCGGCGACCGCGGTGAGGGAGGTCTTGAAGGCGCTGTTCATGGTGTTGGCGGACTGGTCGGGGTCGTCCAGGACCAGGGTGACGACACCGGTCTCGTCCTGCTCCCAGCGAATGGTGGTGGATTCACTCATGGTTGGTACTCCGTGGTGGGCGGGACGAGGGGGTCAGAGACGCTCGACGACGGTGGCGACGCCCATGCCGCCGCCGACGCAGAGGGTGGCGAGGCCGTAGCGCTTGTCCTGCCGCTCCAGCTCGTCGACGAGGGTGCCGAGGATCATCGCGCCGGTGGCGCCGAGGGGGTGGCCCAGGGCGATGGCGCCGCCGTTGACGTTGACCTTGTCCAGGCTGAGGCCCATGTCCTTGACGAAGCGCAGGACGACCGCGGCGAACGCCTCGTTGATCTCGACCAGGTCGATGTCGTCGACGGTCAGACCGGCCTTGGCCAGGGCCTTGCGGCTGGCGGGCGCGGGCCCGGTGAGCATGATCGTCGGCTCGGAGCCGGAGACCGCGGCGGAGACGATGCGGGCCCGCGGGGTCAGGCCGTAGCGCTCGCCGACCTCCTTGGAGCCGATGGCGACCAGTGCGGCGCCGTCCACGATGCCGGAGGAGTTGCCGGCGTGGTGGACGTGGTCGATCTTCTCGACCCAGTGGTACTTCTGGAGGGCGACCGCGTCGAAACCGCCGGCCTCGCCGATGGCGGCGAAGGACGGCTTCAGGCCGGCCAGCGAGTCGGCGGTGGTGCCGGGGCGCAGGTGTTCGTCGTGATCGAGGACGACCAGGCCGTTGCGGTCCCGGAC is a genomic window containing:
- a CDS encoding acetyl-CoA C-acetyltransferase, which gives rise to MSTEAYVYDAVRTPRGRGKANGALHGTKPIDLVVGLIHEVRRRFPDLDPAAIDDIVLGVVGPVGDQGSDIARIAAIAAGLPDTVAGVQENRFCASGLEAVNMAAAKVRSGWEDLVLAGGVESMSRVPMASDGGAWFADPMTNFDTGFVPQGISADLIATIEGYRRRDVDEYAALSQERAAAAWKDGRFERSVVPVRDRNGLVVLDHDEHLRPGTTADSLAGLKPSFAAIGEAGGFDAVALQKYHWVEKIDHVHHAGNSSGIVDGAALVAIGSKEVGERYGLTPRARIVSAAVSGSEPTIMLTGPAPASRKALAKAGLTVDDIDLVEINEAFAAVVLRFVKDMGLSLDKVNVNGGAIALGHPLGATGAMILGTLVDELERQDKRYGLATLCVGGGMGVATVVERL